From a region of the Mercurialis annua linkage group LG1-X, ddMerAnnu1.2, whole genome shotgun sequence genome:
- the LOC126664222 gene encoding auxin transporter-like protein 4 encodes MLGQKQAEEAIVVSNISETEYETGKEETSSVAAEDHSILSVKSFLWHGGSAWDAWFSCASNQVAQVLLTLPYSFSQLGMLSGIIFQIFYGIVGSWTAYLISVLYIEYRNRKEKENVNFKNHVIQWFEVLDGLLGPYWKAAGLAFNCTFLLFGSVIQLIACASNIYYINDHLDKRTWTYIFGACCATTVFIPSFHNYRIWSFLGLGMTTYTAWYLTAAALIHGKVEGVTHSGPKELVLYFTGATNILYTFGGHAVTVEIMHAMWKPQKFKYIYLIATLYVFTLTLPSASAMYWAFGDELLNHSNAFSLLPKTRFRDAAVILMLIHQFITFGFACTPLYFVWEKVIGMHDTKSICLRALARLPVVIPIWFLAIIFPFFGPINSAVGALLVSFTVYIIPALAHMLTYRKASARQNAAEKPPFFCPSWTAMYVINSFIVVWVLVVGFGFGGWASVTNFVKQVDTFGLFAKCYQCKPPLPPATAPTPLPSSHHH; translated from the exons ATGTTGGGTCAGAAGCAAGCAGAAGAAGCAATAGTAGTCTCTAATATTAGTGAGACAGAATATGAAACTGGCAAAGAAGAAACTTCATCAGTAGCAGCTGAAGATCACTCCATTCTCAGTGTTAAAAGCTTTCTTTGGCATGGTGGCTCTGCTTGGGATGCCTGGTTCAGCTGTGCTTCCAATCAA GTGGCGCAAGTTTTATTGACACTGCCTTACTCATTTTCTCAACTGGGTATGCTGTCAGGAATCATTTTCCAAATATTCTATGGAATTGTAGGAAGCTGGACTGCTTATCTTATCAGTGTACTCTACATTGAGTACAGAAACAGAAAGGAAAAAGAGAATGTTAATTTCAAGAACCATGTTATCCAG TGGTTTGAAGTGCTTGATGGTCTACTGGGACCATATTGGAAAGCAGCTGGTTTAGCATTCAACTGTACTTTCTTGCTATTTGGATCTGTTATACAGCTGATTGCTTGTGCAAG TAATATTTACTACATAAATGACCATCTGGACAAGAGAACTTGGACTTACATATTTGGAGCTTGCTGTGCCACTACTGTGTTTATACCTTCTTTTCATAACTACCGAATTTGGTCCTTTCTTGGCCTTGGAATGACCACTTACACTGCCTGGTATCTCACTGCAGCAGCTTTAATTCACGGCAAG GTTGAAGGTGTAACACACAGTGGTCCAAAAGAGTTGGTGTTATATTTCACCGGAGCTACCAACATTCTGTATACCTTTGGTGGACATGCTGTGACTGT TGAAATAATGCATGCAATGTGGAAGCCACAAAAGTTCAAATACATATATCTGATAGCAACACTCTATGTTTTCACACTAACACTTCCGTCAGCTTCCGCCATGTACTGGGCCTTCGGCGATGAGCTTCTGAACCATTCCAACGCCTTTTCTCTTCTACCCAAAACCAGATTCCGTGACGCCGCCGTTATCTTGATGCTTATTCATCAG tttataacatttggatttgcatGCACGCCGTTGTATTTCGTGTGGGAGAAAGTGATCGGAATGCACGACACGAAGAGCATTTGCCTCCGGGCACTTGCACGGCTGCCGGTGGTGATTCCGATATGGTTTTTGGCTATTATTTTCCCTTTCTTTGGGCCGATTAACTCCGCCGTGGGTGCTCTTTTGGTCAGCTTCACTGTTTATATTATCCCTGCTTTAGCTCATATGCTCACCTACAGAAAAGCTTCTGCTAGACAG AATGCAGCAGAAAAGCCTCCTTTCTTTTGCCCAAGCTGGACCGCCATGTATGTGATTAATTCCTTCATAGTAGTGTGGGTTCTAGTGGTTGGTTTCGGGTTCGGTGGATGGGCTAGCGTCACCAACTTTGTCAAACAAGTTGACACTTTTGGCCTTTTTGCTAAATGCTACCAATGCAAGCCTCCGCTGCCTCCGGCCACCGCTCCGACACCGCTTCCCTCTTCTCACCACCACTGA